One Thermus sp. CCB_US3_UF1 DNA window includes the following coding sequences:
- a CDS encoding ATP-dependent protease ATPase subunit HslU, with protein sequence MNLTPAEIVRELSKHIVGQEEAKKAVAVALRNRYRRRKLPPEVAREVTPKNILMIGPTGVGKTEIARRLARLAGAPFVKVEATKFTEVGYVGRDVDSIVRDLAEASYQLVLEEMKKQVEARALALAEEELATLLRASLAEVRSGRLDSLSVEVQVEEELSLPFMGVLGGEGMGGMGEMLKGLLPKRPVRKRMTVKEAREVLKNQHAERLIDKEELKEEARRRAQEEGIVFIDEIDKVARREGTVGPDVSGEGVQRDLLPIVEGTVVSTRIGPISTEHVLFIAAGAFHVAKPSDLIPELQGRFPIRVELSPLGPGEFFRILKEPENSLIRQYTELLRADGTELFFHEDALWAIAEAAHRANQELEDIGARRLATVLERVLEEVSFQTDLGRVEITRAYVEQRLASVFASPDLTRFVL encoded by the coding sequence ATGAACCTCACGCCGGCAGAGATCGTCCGCGAGCTTTCCAAGCACATCGTGGGCCAGGAAGAGGCCAAGAAGGCGGTGGCGGTGGCCCTGAGGAACCGCTACCGCCGCAGAAAACTCCCCCCAGAGGTGGCCCGGGAGGTTACCCCCAAGAACATCCTCATGATCGGCCCCACGGGGGTGGGCAAGACGGAGATCGCCCGCCGCCTGGCCCGTCTGGCGGGGGCCCCCTTCGTGAAGGTGGAGGCCACCAAGTTCACCGAGGTGGGCTATGTGGGCCGGGACGTGGACAGCATCGTGCGCGACCTGGCCGAGGCCAGCTACCAGCTGGTGCTGGAGGAGATGAAGAAGCAGGTGGAGGCCAGGGCCTTGGCCTTGGCCGAGGAGGAGCTGGCCACCCTCCTCCGGGCCTCCCTGGCCGAGGTGCGCTCGGGCCGCCTGGATAGCCTCTCGGTGGAGGTGCAGGTGGAGGAGGAGCTCTCCTTGCCCTTCATGGGGGTTCTGGGCGGCGAGGGCATGGGCGGCATGGGGGAGATGCTCAAGGGCCTCCTCCCCAAGCGCCCCGTGCGCAAGCGGATGACGGTGAAGGAGGCCCGGGAGGTGCTGAAGAACCAGCACGCCGAGCGCCTCATTGACAAGGAGGAGCTGAAGGAAGAGGCCCGGCGCCGCGCCCAGGAGGAGGGGATCGTCTTTATTGACGAGATCGACAAGGTGGCCCGCCGGGAAGGCACCGTGGGTCCCGACGTCTCCGGGGAGGGGGTGCAACGGGACCTCCTGCCCATCGTGGAGGGCACGGTGGTCTCCACCCGCATCGGTCCCATCTCCACGGAGCACGTTCTCTTCATCGCCGCCGGGGCCTTCCACGTGGCCAAGCCTTCGGACCTGATCCCCGAGCTCCAGGGCCGCTTTCCCATCCGGGTGGAGCTCTCCCCCTTGGGCCCAGGGGAGTTTTTCCGCATCCTCAAAGAGCCCGAGAACTCCCTCATCCGCCAGTACACCGAACTCCTTAGGGCCGACGGCACCGAGCTTTTCTTCCATGAGGACGCCCTTTGGGCCATCGCCGAGGCGGCCCACAGGGCCAACCAGGAGCTAGAGGACATCGGGGCGCGGAGGCTGGCCACGGTGCTGGAAAGGGTGCTGGAGGAGGTGAGCTTCCAGACGGACCTGGGCCGGGTGGAGATTACCCGGGCCTATGTGGAGCAGCGGTTGGCTTCGGTCTTCGCCTCGCCGGATCTCACGCGGTTCGTGCTGTAG
- the hslV gene encoding ATP-dependent protease subunit HslV, with protein sequence MPRRYLGGVEIHGTTILAVRKDGVTALAGDGQVTFGQTVLKRGAVKVRKLEVGEGVLVGFAGGVADALALLERFEEKLKEAKGNLLKGAVETAKLWRTDRVLRHLQAMILAADRDSLVLLSGSGEVITPEEPLLAVGSGGPYALAAAKALYRHSGLSAKAIAEEALRIAAEVDLYTSGQITVLTLGEA encoded by the coding sequence ATGCCTAGGCGGTATCTTGGCGGCGTGGAGATCCATGGAACCACCATCCTGGCCGTGCGCAAGGACGGCGTGACCGCCTTGGCGGGGGATGGCCAGGTCACCTTCGGCCAGACCGTCCTCAAGCGGGGGGCGGTGAAGGTGCGCAAGCTGGAGGTGGGGGAGGGGGTCCTGGTGGGCTTCGCCGGTGGCGTGGCCGATGCCCTGGCCCTTTTGGAGCGCTTTGAGGAGAAGCTCAAGGAGGCCAAGGGCAACCTGCTCAAGGGGGCGGTGGAGACCGCCAAGCTTTGGCGCACCGACCGGGTGTTGCGCCACCTGCAGGCCATGATCCTCGCCGCTGACCGGGACAGCCTGGTCCTGCTTTCGGGAAGCGGGGAGGTCATCACCCCCGAGGAACCCCTCCTGGCGGTGGGCTCTGGGGGGCCTTATGCCCTGGCGGCGGCCAAGGCCCTCTACCGCCACTCCGGCCTTTCCGCCAAGGCCATCGCCGAGGAGGCCCTGCGCATCGCCGCCGAGGTGGACCTGTACACCTCGGGCCAGATCACCGTCCTCACCCTGGGAGAAGCATGA
- a CDS encoding sigma 54-interacting transcriptional regulator, whose amino-acid sequence MKAKTLGELRRTYPLERLRRTVKEEARENLREKLRRGERLFPGIHGYEDTVIPALVQAILAKQNFILLGTRGQAKSRILRSLVSLLDEAIPALPTELRDNPLSPISPEGKRLLEEAGDEAPIVWVEREERYVEKLATPDTTVADLLGDMDPIKAARRGTGMADLESIHFGLLPRANRGIFAVNELADLAPKVQVALFNILEEGDVQIRGYPIRLPLDVWLVFTANPQDYTARGRIVTPLKDRIGSEIRTHYPRSLEEGLRISAQEAYVPQGVLVPEWVRLSVEAVAFAAREDRRVDQTAGVSQRLAISLLELVAASAERRALLQGLRPVARPLDLYAGLPAITGKLELEYEGELQGAERVAKEVVQRAFGLVLPRYRLRTEPIVAHFEAGNLLTLPEAGPQEALEAMAEVPGLLEAARTLAGSEEAELLLSAGEFILEGLVGRRKLSRGEASYQAADRSRSYGN is encoded by the coding sequence GTGAAGGCCAAGACCCTAGGCGAGCTGCGCCGTACCTACCCCCTGGAAAGGCTACGGCGCACGGTGAAGGAGGAGGCCCGGGAGAACCTCCGGGAGAAGCTCCGCCGGGGGGAGCGGCTTTTCCCCGGCATCCACGGTTACGAGGACACGGTGATCCCCGCCTTGGTCCAGGCCATCCTGGCCAAGCAGAACTTCATCCTCCTGGGTACCCGGGGCCAGGCCAAAAGCCGGATCCTGCGCAGCCTGGTCAGCCTCCTGGACGAAGCCATCCCCGCCCTGCCCACGGAGCTGCGCGACAACCCCCTTTCCCCCATCTCCCCTGAGGGGAAGCGGCTTTTGGAGGAGGCAGGGGACGAGGCCCCCATCGTCTGGGTGGAGCGGGAGGAGCGGTACGTGGAGAAGCTGGCCACCCCCGACACCACCGTGGCCGACCTCCTGGGGGACATGGACCCCATCAAGGCGGCCCGGCGGGGCACGGGCATGGCGGACCTGGAGAGCATCCACTTTGGCCTCCTGCCGCGGGCCAACCGGGGGATCTTCGCCGTGAACGAGCTGGCCGACCTGGCCCCCAAGGTCCAGGTGGCCCTGTTCAACATCCTCGAGGAAGGCGATGTCCAGATCCGCGGCTACCCCATCAGGCTGCCCCTGGACGTCTGGCTGGTCTTCACCGCCAACCCCCAGGACTACACCGCCCGGGGCCGGATCGTGACCCCCCTGAAGGACCGCATCGGCAGCGAGATCCGCACCCACTACCCGAGGAGCCTGGAAGAGGGCTTGCGCATCAGCGCCCAGGAGGCCTACGTGCCCCAAGGGGTCCTGGTGCCCGAGTGGGTGCGGCTTTCCGTGGAGGCGGTGGCCTTCGCCGCCCGGGAGGACCGCCGGGTGGACCAGACCGCCGGGGTTTCCCAGCGCCTGGCCATCAGCCTCCTGGAGCTGGTGGCGGCCTCGGCGGAAAGGCGGGCCCTTCTCCAGGGCCTCCGCCCCGTGGCCCGGCCCCTGGACCTCTACGCCGGCCTCCCCGCCATCACCGGCAAGCTGGAGCTGGAGTACGAGGGGGAGCTGCAGGGGGCGGAGCGGGTGGCCAAGGAGGTGGTGCAACGGGCCTTCGGCCTGGTCCTCCCCCGCTACCGCCTGAGGACCGAGCCCATCGTGGCCCACTTTGAGGCGGGCAACCTCCTCACCCTGCCCGAGGCGGGCCCCCAAGAAGCCCTGGAGGCCATGGCCGAGGTGCCGGGGCTCCTGGAGGCCGCCCGCACCCTGGCGGGGAGCGAGGAGGCCGAGCTCCTCCTTTCGGCGGGGGAGTTCATCCTGGAAGGCCTGGTGGGGCGGCGCAAACTCTCCCGGGGGGAGGCCAGCTACCAGGCCGCGGACCGGAGCCGGAGCTACGGCAACTAG